In Thalassotalea sp. Sam97, a single window of DNA contains:
- the bamC gene encoding outer membrane protein assembly factor BamC translates to MDRRLICLPFIALSLAACSSSETRHQAKGGFDYVKINSSQQLQVPTGLEAPQNNQLYAIPQLTRTDGAVGEKIDVRAPSQVLPLAAGSRVDEFDNSAAIWFDKVDDSRDLRQYVVRAITGYLEEKNVGLKRGDEENNVWESDWFQRNEESGALFWQTIESSESWRFRYSLVTKPHGRSVGLNVELIDYMLTDQNSTTKQISPLEKERVEIAMVNEISAQMDYLYRVNNRDDRLGRANMQLVKKTLTESGEPALLIEYPADDVWSYLPGFFEDNNFTIVDLNEDNRVYEVEYTYVEPSIWSKMWADEISVLSLANGVYRFKVESQGDKSVLRIMDAKNQPIEQAKFDENLPLLESALSFRN, encoded by the coding sequence ATGGATCGCCGACTTATTTGCTTACCCTTTATTGCCTTGTCTTTAGCTGCGTGCTCGAGCTCGGAAACTCGTCATCAAGCCAAAGGTGGCTTTGACTACGTGAAAATTAATAGTAGCCAACAGCTGCAGGTACCTACAGGGTTAGAAGCGCCCCAAAATAACCAATTGTATGCGATTCCACAATTGACTCGTACAGACGGCGCTGTGGGTGAAAAAATTGACGTGCGAGCACCGTCGCAAGTGTTACCTTTGGCAGCAGGCAGCCGTGTTGATGAATTTGATAACAGTGCCGCGATTTGGTTTGATAAAGTCGATGATTCACGCGATCTACGCCAGTACGTGGTGCGCGCGATTACCGGTTACCTTGAAGAAAAAAATGTTGGTTTAAAACGTGGCGACGAAGAAAACAATGTCTGGGAATCTGATTGGTTCCAGCGTAATGAGGAAAGTGGTGCGTTATTTTGGCAAACGATTGAATCATCAGAAAGCTGGCGTTTTCGTTATTCATTAGTCACCAAGCCACATGGTCGCAGTGTTGGTTTAAATGTTGAGTTAATTGATTATATGCTAACGGACCAAAACTCAACGACAAAGCAAATATCGCCTCTGGAGAAGGAGCGTGTAGAAATTGCTATGGTTAATGAAATCAGCGCGCAAATGGATTACCTCTACCGCGTAAATAATCGCGATGATCGGTTAGGTCGTGCGAATATGCAATTGGTTAAAAAGACCTTGACCGAATCAGGTGAACCCGCTTTGTTGATTGAATATCCAGCCGATGACGTGTGGTCATATTTACCAGGATTTTTTGAAGACAATAACTTTACCATTGTTGATTTAAATGAAGATAATCGCGTTTACGAGGTCGAGTACACCTACGTTGAGCCATCTATTTGGAGCAAAATGTGGGCGGATGAAATCAGCGTACTTTCTTTGGCCAATGGCGTGTATCGCTTTAAAGTTGAAAGCCAAGGCGATAAAAGTGTGTTACGTATAATGGATGCAAAAAATCAGCCTATTGAGCAGGCAAAGTTTGATGAAAACCTGCCATTGCTTGAGTCTGCCTTGTCGTTTCGTAATTAA
- the bcp gene encoding thioredoxin-dependent thiol peroxidase: MNTLQVGDKAPIFSLANQHGDVINLADYIGKHKVLVYFYPKAMTPGCTVQAQGLRDSKNDLDELNTVVFGISPDEVKRLDKFCVRDELNFTLLSDVDHKVADDFGVWGLKKFMGREYDGIHRLSFLIGLDGNIEHVFTKFKTKDHHDVVLAYLAQASN; encoded by the coding sequence ATGAATACGTTACAAGTAGGTGATAAAGCGCCGATTTTCTCTCTTGCTAATCAACATGGCGATGTTATCAACTTGGCTGATTATATCGGCAAGCATAAAGTATTGGTTTACTTTTACCCAAAAGCGATGACCCCAGGATGTACGGTACAAGCACAAGGGTTACGAGACAGTAAGAATGACTTAGATGAGCTAAACACCGTCGTGTTTGGCATTAGCCCAGACGAAGTAAAACGTCTTGATAAATTCTGCGTCCGCGATGAACTTAATTTCACTTTACTGTCTGATGTTGACCATAAAGTTGCCGATGATTTTGGGGTTTGGGGACTGAAAAAATTCATGGGCCGCGAATATGACGGCATTCATCGCTTAAGTTTTTTAATTGGCCTTGATGGCAACATCGAGCATGTTTTTACTAAGTTTAAAACCAAAGATCACCATGATGTGGTACTTGCTTATCTTGCTCAGGCGAGCAACTAA